The window CTGGAGGTGGATGGGGAGGCAACAGAGTGGATGAAAACTTCATCAGTTTCCTCAAGGAAATATTCAATGATGGCGTATGGGATGAATATGTAAAGAAGCACCCTACTGAATTACAAAGTATGATGTACAACTTCAGCCTACAGAAATGCTCTGATAGAAGGGAGGCAGTCTACATGCATTGCTACTACAACTTGACCAAAGTGGCAGAGTCCAAGAAGGACATCTCCCAGTTCTttgaaaaagcagcaggagctgtgtggtgTGATGGGACAATCAAGATTACAtatgagaaaatgaaaagcttGTTTGAGTATAGTATCAACAATATAATTTGTACTTTGAGTGAAATTCTTTGCAAACCTGAGATGGACAAAGTCCAGTATATTTTACTTGTGGGAGGCTTTGCATCCAGCATCATCCTGAGAGATGCAGTCAGGCAGGCCTTTAGCAGCAAGTATCACATCCTTTGTCCCATGGAGGCCCAGGTGGCCATTGCAAAAGGGGCTGTTTTATTTGGAATTAATCCCCGTATGATTACCTCAAGAATCAGCTGTAGGACATATGGCTTAGAAATATGTCAGAAATTTGATGATGCTATCCATGATGCCCGTAAACGGAGGGTCTCAAAAACTGGTGACTATATTTATTGCACAGGTCTCTTCTGTAAACTGGTGGAAATTGGGGAATCAGTGAATATACAGGAAGTTGCCCACTATGATTTCTATCCGACAGAACCAGATCAAACAAAGGTAGCCTTTGCTTTCTATTGTACAAAAAACCAGAATGCTCGGTATGTAGATGAGGAAGGGATGGAACAGCTTGGCTTCTGTGTAGTGCCATCACCAGACACGAGGCTGGGGAAAGATCGCAAGCTGAAGGTGGCGATTAAATTTGGGCTCACTGAATTTGAAGCCACATGTACTGATGTTACTTCCCAAGAAAGTCAGACAGTTATAATAGATTTTTTATCTTATAATTACTCCTCATATTGAACAGATCTTAGATGTCTTTCCAGCCATTATGATTCTAACAATTCTATGACTTCTACAATAGAAGAGACAATTGGACCAATAAGTCCATCATGCAACTTTCTATTTACACAGGATAATTACAAGTCTGATTCTCTGGTTCCTTCCATTCCTCACCCACCACCCTTTCAGTCCAACACCTCATTTTCTCTTGTATCTGATAACGTGTTTGTCTGCTGCTTTATCTCATGTCCTTTTAGCTTGCATCTCTGTACACAATAGTCCATACCACCAATACAATCATCTGTGACCTACCTGTGTTTGATGAAAAGCCTCTGGACTGGGGTCTAACTTCCACATAAAGCAGACCATAGCTGTTTATTTTAGCCTGGTGTCTTCTTGCAGCTAcatcttctctttctctgacATCAGGTCACTTTATCTGAAGTCCAGGTTTAATTCTGCTGGGGGTGACATTCAGtggatttctcttttcttcagaaTATCATTTATATAAACTCTGTGTAATTAAAGCTCCAGGGTCCCAGACAAGAGAGCTGAGTGAACCAGTCTAGGGGCTTGTGTCCAAAACCTGTGGGAGTGTTGTTTCTATTAAATGATTGGGTGGTTTGATCTCATTAATTGGGCAGATATGAATGCCAGATTGTAACTTTACAGATATGAATAGTGCATATGCTGTTGCCTGATGACTCTGTCCACCTCTGGGTGCTCTCTGCATCTCTGATTTGGGCATGATAATTTTCTACATCACCTCCTCCTGCTTGCATCATCTGTGCAAAAGTCCAGCACAGTGTAGGCTTCCTGGGCCAAAATTTGTCCAAGAAAAGGGTGCAGTCCTACAGTGTGCTGGGTCTGGCTGAGGTGGAGTTGACTTTCTTCATAGTGACCCTTATCTTGGTGTGTGGTTTGGGTCCAGAATGAtgctgataacacactgatggtTCAGGGGTTGTGAGGGGTGGGTTGGGGTTTGTGGAGTTGGCTTTCTTCCCCTCCACTAAGGATGTAAAGTTTCTCTGCTGAACACCACCAGCCTCCAGCAATGCAAATTCTTGGTTAGCTGGATACCATGCAAGAAAGCTCAGCACTGTCATCCTTATTAGTTGAATGATTGCATTAGAGTTACTGCTGGCCAGGTACTGAATGTTGTTAATCACTAGAGCAGCATTCAGAGGACTAATCTGCATATATGCTATGTCCTATGATACGTAAAAGTGGAATGATTTTGAAGTTACTACCTTTGCTTTTACATTTAAATGTTATGTAtgtgtcatggagttactttacctttaaggaaagttggagttaCTGGGGACTGCCTAcagtctttctcatgaccaattatcggtcattgctgagaattgacagcagttttagccattgaaaagtgagatcaacttgtgaaccccaccttaaagtgtacaaccagaacgCTGTTGTGctctttgttgcttggctgtgaaaggtagcagagctccggctggcctccggttcccgGCCCAGGCCacgcgggcgggcgggggctgggctgcgcctgccgcgtctcccgtctcccggccgggagatggggcctgcgggagcttgctccgagccaggctgggccaggccggttcctggcttggctgcaggttttgccgtgatggaatttaccagaaaactgtcgagtaaagaaggagaagagctctaagcctgctgcaagcagagacagtgaccatgctctccagagcagctatgaggaactttccatcgcagacagctccagctcctgttcagcagagatcaccgaaccatctacaaaagcttgggcaagattttaactctttcttatccagatgagacttgcggattaatctttttatccagagagagaaaaggagagtgatcaacatgaaaagagactttataaactactagtggcaagaaagaaaagaaacttcaagaaaggtagagaattaagaagatgctttaattaagctgaaatatctttctgttaaaactatggggatggacaatgaagtcctgaaaagaactcctttaattcatgatggagtatggggaggaatagagtgttcaaagtgtaaatttgagaaaaagtagagtaattatggcatagtgaagtgctgagtgatatgaagccttgagaggcaatgagaaaactgttttctagtgaaactcacagaaacagataaagaatactttttacctttgactaacttatccttaaaaatgctatccctaaacatcatgacccataacacatttcagagtgatgtggaatgggaggggtgggctttgataacagcagctctaggcagctgatatcaaagaaacagaaaactataacaaaaatagctttcttgtgagaaactccataaattaacagaaaggaacttctgtttctctacagagactgatgaaaagactatagaaagaattgagattgtttaaaccatcaaaaattataaagtttttg is drawn from Poecile atricapillus isolate bPoeAtr1 chromosome W, bPoeAtr1.hap1, whole genome shotgun sequence and contains these coding sequences:
- the LOC131591971 gene encoding heat shock 70 kDa protein 12B-like, yielding MASQSVFVVAIDFGTSYSGYCFSLASGTDQIRQVNWGIEHGLKTPKTPTCILFNQKQEFKYFGYDAVMRYKSLPSSQADSWYFFENFKMQLYNTSVTAGMQLKATNGKTLPALTVFSESLRYLKKHALNTIKEASFQTVYDPEEITWVLTVPAIWSAAAKQFMRLAAKEAGIISDMLSRNLIIALEPEAASLWCKQLPQEGFMADSSDKKKFEDSPGIQYIVVDCGGGTVDITVHEIQEDHYLKELHKAAGGGWGGNRVDENFISFLKEIFNDGVWDEYVKKHPTELQSMMYNFSLQKCSDRREAVYMHCYYNLTKVAESKKDISQFFEKAAGAVWCDGTIKITYEKMKSLFEYSINNIICTLSEILCKPEMDKVQYILLVGGFASSIILRDAVRQAFSSKYHILCPMEAQVAIAKGAVLFGINPRMITSRISCRTYGLEICQKFDDAIHDARKRRVSKTGDYIYCTGLFCKLVEIGESVNIQEVAHYDFYPTEPDQTKVAFAFYCTKNQNARYVDEEGMEQLGFCVVPSPDTRLGKDRKLKVAIKFGLTEFEATCTDVTSQESQTVIIDFLSYNYSSY